The DNA sequence CTCCCCCAGCATGCTCACCTCGGCTCCGTCCACGACGACGCGACCAGAGCTGGGTCGCTCCAGCCCGTTGATGAGACGTACCAGCGTGCTCTTGCCGGCCCCCGAGTAACCGATCATGGCGAACACGTCACCCGCGGCGATATCGAGCGACACATCGTCGACCGCGGTCACGGTTTTCTTGCCCACCCGAAAGGTCTTGCTGACGTTCTCGAATCGAATGAGCGGTGTCGCGCCGGTCATTTCCGTCGTCATTTTTCGCTGCGGATCTGCTGCTCGATCCTCGCCAGGATCGATGCGCAGTCGGCGCCGCTCTTTGTGACCGTCAATTGAGTTCCCTTACTCTCCTTGGCATATGCCTCGGTGACGGCCGGGGAATGGAAGACCTCGATAAGTTTCTGGTACGTCGGATTGTCCTTCTCTTCGGCGCGCGCGACGATGACGTTGATGTACGGCTCGGCACCGGGACTCGCTGGATCATCGGCGTAGAGCGCGCTCTTGGGGTCGATGTTCGACTGCGCAAGATACGTGTTGTTGATGACGGCTCCATCGATCGACTTGAGCGACAGCGCCGTCTGTGCCGCGTCCACCAGCGTCACCGTGACCCTGGAAGCGCCCTTGTCGATGTCGGCGACACTCGGCGTCGCCCGCCCGCCCTGGAGAGTGACGAGCCCGGCAGCCTTCAACACGAACAGCGCGCGCGCCTGGTTGGGCGGATCGTTGGGTATCGCGATCTGCCCATCTTGTGGGATGTCCGCAAGGGTCTTGTGCTTCTGCGAATAGAGACCGAGCGGCACGATGTAGGTGGCGCCGACCGGAGCGAGTGTTGCGTTATCGGCGACATTGTATTCAGCCAGAAAACGTAGATGCTGAAACAAATTCACATCAATCTGCTTTTGAGTGAGTGCCACATTCGGCTGGCTGTAGTCGGTGAAATTGGTGGTGACGAGCTTGATTCCCGCCTTCCCTGCCTCATCGACGAATACGTCCCAGGACTCCTTACCGGCCTCTGACGTGCCGATACGAACGACGTTTCCGCCTTGACCATTGCCTCCGGAACACCCGACGCCCCCCATGGCTATCGCGAGTGCGGCGAGAGCAATGGCAATGCGTTTCATGTCTACCTTCCAAAATTCAGCGTGATCACAATGATT is a window from the Mycobacteroides salmoniphilum genome containing:
- a CDS encoding MetQ/NlpA family ABC transporter substrate-binding protein; translated protein: MKRIAIALAALAIAMGGVGCSGGNGQGGNVVRIGTSEAGKESWDVFVDEAGKAGIKLVTTNFTDYSQPNVALTQKQIDVNLFQHLRFLAEYNVADNATLAPVGATYIVPLGLYSQKHKTLADIPQDGQIAIPNDPPNQARALFVLKAAGLVTLQGGRATPSVADIDKGASRVTVTLVDAAQTALSLKSIDGAVINNTYLAQSNIDPKSALYADDPASPGAEPYINVIVARAEEKDNPTYQKLIEVFHSPAVTEAYAKESKGTQLTVTKSGADCASILARIEQQIRSEK